The following are from one region of the Pseudomonas lalucatii genome:
- a CDS encoding STAS domain-containing protein, with protein MAITSLPSPDGQELTIVIQGRFDFGAHQEFRDAYERTNLNPERYVIDLKGTTYLDSSALGMLLLLRDHAGGEHAKIRLLNCNPDVRKILAISNFGQLFQIA; from the coding sequence ATGGCTATCACCTCGCTGCCCTCGCCTGATGGGCAAGAGTTGACCATTGTGATTCAAGGACGTTTCGATTTCGGTGCGCACCAAGAGTTTCGGGATGCCTACGAGCGCACCAACCTCAATCCGGAGCGCTACGTCATCGACCTCAAGGGCACGACCTACCTCGACAGCTCGGCGCTGGGCATGCTGCTGTTGCTGCGCGACCATGCCGGCGGCGAGCATGCCAAGATCCGCTTGCTCAACTGCAATCCGGATGTGCGCAAGATCCTCGCCATTTCCAACTTCGGCCAGCTGTTCCAGATCGCCTGA
- the fliJ gene encoding flagellar export protein FliJ produces the protein MANGRAARLAPVIAMAERAEREAAVLLGRAQGQLRQAEVKLGELERYRGDYQQQWISEGQRGVSGQWLMNYQRFLAQLESAIGQQSQSVAWHRANLDKLRDTWQQRYARLEGLRKLVQRYREEARQIEDRREQKLLDELAQRLSGRPSG, from the coding sequence GTGGCGAACGGTCGTGCCGCGCGCCTGGCGCCGGTGATCGCCATGGCCGAACGCGCCGAGCGCGAGGCGGCCGTGCTGCTGGGGCGCGCCCAGGGCCAGCTGCGTCAGGCGGAGGTCAAGCTGGGCGAACTGGAGCGCTACCGGGGCGACTACCAGCAGCAATGGATCAGTGAAGGTCAGCGAGGGGTTTCCGGGCAGTGGCTGATGAACTATCAGCGCTTTCTGGCGCAACTGGAGAGCGCCATCGGCCAGCAGAGCCAGAGTGTGGCCTGGCACCGCGCCAATCTGGACAAGCTGCGCGATACCTGGCAGCAGCGCTACGCCCGCCTCGAAGGCCTGCGTAAACTGGTGCAGCGCTACCGCGAGGAGGCCCGCCAGATCGAAGACAGGCGCGAGCAGAAGCTGCTCGATGAGCTGGCGCAGCGCCTGTCCGGACGCCCGTCGGGCTGA
- the fliI gene encoding flagellar protein export ATPase FliI, with amino-acid sequence MRLERTSFAKRLAGYREAVQLPVQPVVEGRLLRMVGLTLEAEGLRAALGSRCLVINDDSYHPVQVEAEVMGFSNGKIYLMPVGGLAGIAPGARVVPLPDTGRLPMGRSMLGRVLDGTGRALDGKGGMKAEDWVPMDGPTINPLKRHPIGQPLDVGIRSINGLLTVGRGQRLGLFAGTGVGKSVLLGMMTRFTEAEIIVVGLIGERGREVKEFIDEILGEEGIKRSVVVASPADDAPLMRLRAAQYCTRIAEYFRDKGKNVLLLMDSLTRYAQAQREIALAIGEPPATKGYPPSVFAKLPKLVERAGNAEAGGGSITAFYTVLSEGDDQQDPIADAARGVLDGHIVLSRRLAEEGHYPAIDIEASISRVMPQVVAPEHLRQAQRFKQLWSRYQQSRDLISVGAYVPGGDADTDLAIARQPAMVGYLRQSLGESENLERSSAQLAATFNPAAPGG; translated from the coding sequence GCCTTGAGCGCACCAGCTTCGCCAAGCGCCTGGCCGGCTACCGCGAGGCGGTGCAGCTGCCGGTCCAGCCGGTCGTCGAAGGACGCCTGCTGCGCATGGTCGGCCTGACCCTGGAGGCCGAGGGCCTGCGGGCGGCGCTGGGCAGCCGTTGCCTGGTGATCAACGATGACAGCTACCACCCGGTGCAGGTCGAGGCCGAGGTGATGGGCTTTTCCAACGGCAAGATCTACCTGATGCCGGTCGGTGGCCTGGCCGGCATCGCGCCGGGCGCCCGGGTGGTGCCGCTGCCGGACACCGGACGCCTGCCGATGGGCCGCTCGATGCTCGGGCGGGTGCTCGACGGCACCGGTCGTGCCCTGGACGGCAAGGGCGGAATGAAGGCCGAGGACTGGGTGCCCATGGACGGGCCGACCATCAACCCGCTCAAGCGCCATCCCATCGGCCAGCCGCTGGATGTCGGTATCCGCAGCATCAATGGCCTGCTCACCGTCGGCCGCGGCCAGCGCCTGGGCCTGTTCGCCGGCACCGGCGTGGGCAAGAGCGTGCTGCTCGGCATGATGACGCGCTTCACCGAGGCCGAGATCATAGTGGTCGGGCTGATCGGCGAGCGTGGCCGCGAGGTCAAGGAATTCATCGACGAGATCCTCGGCGAAGAGGGGATCAAGCGTTCGGTGGTGGTCGCCTCGCCGGCCGACGATGCCCCCCTGATGCGCCTGCGGGCGGCGCAGTACTGCACGCGCATCGCCGAGTACTTTCGCGACAAGGGCAAGAACGTCCTGTTGCTGATGGACTCGCTGACCCGCTACGCCCAGGCTCAGCGCGAGATCGCCCTGGCCATCGGCGAGCCCCCGGCGACCAAGGGCTATCCGCCGTCGGTGTTCGCCAAGCTGCCCAAGCTGGTCGAGCGCGCCGGCAATGCCGAGGCCGGCGGCGGTTCGATCACCGCCTTCTACACGGTGCTGTCCGAGGGTGACGACCAGCAGGACCCGATCGCCGACGCCGCGCGCGGCGTGCTCGACGGCCATATCGTGCTGTCGCGCCGTCTGGCCGAGGAGGGGCATTACCCGGCCATCGACATCGAGGCCTCGATCAGCCGGGTGATGCCCCAGGTGGTGGCACCCGAGCACCTGCGCCAGGCGCAGCGTTTCAAGCAGCTGTGGTCGCGCTACCAGCAGAGCCGCGACCTGATCAGCGTCGGCGCCTATGTGCCGGGGGGCGACGCCGACACCGACCTGGCCATCGCCCGTCAGCCGGCGATGGTCGGCTACCTGCGCCAGAGCCTGGGTGAGAGCGAGAATCTCGAGCGCAGCAGCGCCCAGCTGGCGGCGACCTTCAACCCCGCCGCGCCCGGAGGCTAA